The following proteins are encoded in a genomic region of Maylandia zebra isolate NMK-2024a linkage group LG1, Mzebra_GT3a, whole genome shotgun sequence:
- the galr1b gene encoding galanin receptor type 1b, which yields MALPVNDSCSVPDLPEFNRSEDDGHTPESVIVPVVFGIIFVLGVVGNILVLVVIGKVGYSAGGGGGGGSGGGVGRRSLSPTNIFILNLSVADLGFLLFCVPFQATIYTLPEWVFGAFLCTFVHYIFTVNMLVSIFTLVAMSVDRYIAVVRSNKSLSVRSPRNALAGLCVIWTMSLVCSVPVAKHQGLISYHNGTFCWEDWAGASKNAYKVTLLVLGYLLPLLLISCCYTKILFHLHKKMKNMSKKSERSKKKTAQTVLLVVTVFTICWMPHHIIVMWAEFGTFPLTQATYVFRLVSHCLSYGNSCVNPILYAFLSENFRKACRKVFTCYFLYPPPPTENVVRFRMENFSTTHSTTNI from the exons ATGGCGCTCCCGGTAAACGACTCCTGCTCCGTGCCTGACCTCCCCGAGTTCAATCGGTCAGAGGACGACGGACACACACCGGAGTCGGTGATTGTGCCGGTGGTGTTCGGGATCATTTTCGTGTTGGGGGTGGTGGGGAACATTTTAGTGCTAGTAGTGATAGGGAAGGTGGGGTACAGCGCAGGTGGGGGAGGCGGCGGTGGAAGTGGAGGAGGAGTTGGGAGGCGCTCGCTTAGCCCGACCAACATCTTCATCCTGAACCTGAGCGTGGCGGACCTCGGCTTCCTGCTCTTCTGCGTGCCCTTCCAAGCCACCATTTACACTCTGCCGGAGTGGGTGTTCGGGGCCTTCCTCTGTACGTTTGTACACTACATCTTCACCGTCAACATGCTTGTGAGCATCTTCACGCTCGTGGCCATGTCCGTGGACCGCTACATTGCCGTGGTGCGCTCCAACAAATCTCTGAGCGTCCGGAGCCCAAGGAACGCACTGGCAGGGCTGTGCGTCATCTGGACGATGTCTCTGGTGTGCTCGGTGCCGGTGGCCAAGCACCAGGGCCTCATTAGCTACCACAACGGAACTTTCTGCTGGGAGGACTGGGCCGGAGCCTCCAAAAACGCCTACAAAGTGACCCTCCTGGTGTTGGGGTACCTGCTACCGCtgctcctcatcagctgctgttaCACTAAG ATTTTATTTCATCTCcataaaaaaatgaagaacATGTCCAAGAAGTCTGAGCGctccaaaaaaaaa ACGGCTCAGACGGTCCTCCTGGTCGTCACTGTCTTCACTATCTGCTGGATGCCCCACCACATCATCGTCATGTGGGCGGAGTTCGGCACTTTCCCCCTGACCCAGGCGACCTATGTCTTCCGCCTCGTGTCCCACTGCCTGTCCTATGGAAACTCCTGTGTTAACCCCATCCTGTACGCCTTCCTGTCTGAGAACTTCCGCAAAGCTTGTCGCAAGGTCTTTACCTGCTACTTCCTGTACCCGCCGCCTCCCACAGAAAACGTGGTTCGTTTTCGCATGGAAAACTTCTCCACCACACACTCCACCACCAACATATGA